The following coding sequences lie in one Bacteroides helcogenes P 36-108 genomic window:
- the trxA gene encoding thioredoxin yields MALVITDSNYQELVAGGKPVVIDFWAPWCGPCKMVGPIIDELAAEYEGRVVIGKCDVDESGDVAAEYGIRNIPTVLFFKDGKLVDKQVGSAPKTAFAAKIEALL; encoded by the coding sequence ATGGCTTTAGTAATTACAGACAGCAATTATCAGGAACTTGTAGCGGGAGGGAAACCTGTCGTTATTGACTTTTGGGCGCCGTGGTGCGGACCTTGTAAGATGGTAGGCCCCATCATTGATGAATTGGCAGCCGAATATGAAGGCAGGGTAGTCATCGGTAAATGTGATGTAGATGAAAGTGGTGATGTAGCTGCTGAATATGGTATCCGGAATATCCCTACTGTGTTGTTCTTTAAGGATGGAAAACTGGTTGACAAACAAGTAGGATCTGCTCCGAAAACAGCATTCGCAGCTAAGATTGAAGCATTGCTGTAA
- the dnaE gene encoding DNA polymerase III subunit alpha, producing MQDFVHLHVHTQYSLLDGQASVSRLVDKAMKDGMKGIAVTDHGNMFGIKEFTNYVNKKNSAPRGEIKELKKRIAGIESGEIECEDREMEIAGCRAKIAEAESKLFKPVIGCEMYVARRTMDKKEGKPDQSGYHLIVLAKNEKGYHNLIKLVSHAWTRGYYMRPRTDRNELEKYHEGLIICSACIGGEVPKKIINDRLEEAEEAIRWYKNLFGDDYYLELQRHKATVPRANHEAYPMQQKANAKLLEYAKKYNIKVICSNDVHFVDEENAEAHDRLICLSTGKDLDDPSRMLYTKQEWMKTKAEMNALFEDIPEALSNTLEILDKVEYYSIDHAPIMPTFAIPEDFGTEEEYRKKYSEKDLFDEFTQDENGNVVLDEDAAKAKIKRLGGYEKLYRIKLEADYLAKLAFDGAKKLYGDPLSDEVKERMIFELYIMKTMGFPGYFLIVQDFINAARTQLGVSVGPGRGSAAGSAVAYCLGITKIDPIQYDLLFERFLNPDRISLPDIDVDFDDDGRGEVLRWVTEKYGQEKVAHIITYGTMATKLAIKDVARVQKLPLSESDRLAKLVPDKIPDKKLNLKNAIEYVPELQAAEASPDPLVRDTLKYAKMLEGNVRGTGVHACGTIICRDDITDWVPVSTADDKETGEKMLVTQYEGSVIEDTGLIKMDFLGLKTLSIIKEAVANVRLHRGVELDIDKISIKDPATYKLYCDGRTIGTFQFESAGMQKYLRELQPSTFEDLIAMNALYRPGPMDYIPDFIDRKWGRKPIEYDIPIMEKYLKDTYGITVYQEQVMLLSRLLADFTRGESDALRKAMGKKLRDKLDHMKPKFIAGGQKNGHEPKVLEKIWADWEKFASYAFNKSHATCYSWVAYQTAFLKANYPAEYMAAVMSRSLSNITDITKLMDECKAMGINTLGPDVNESNLKFTVNREGNIRFGLGAVKGVGEGAVQSIMEEREKNGPYKGIFDFVQRVNLNACNKKNIECLALAGGFDSFPELKREQYFAVNSKNEIFIETLVRYGNRYQADQAAAANSLFGGENVVDIATPEILPAERWSDLDRLNRERDLVGIYLSAHPLDEYAVVLEHVCNTRMAEVEDKQALVGREITMGGIVTSVRRGISKNGNPYGIAKIEDYSGSAEFPFFGNDWVTYQGYLGERTFLYIKARCQPKQWRQDELEIKITSMELLPDVKEKLIEKITILIPLSVLNKSLVTELAELTKERPGTTELYFKVTDPDSKMTVDLVSRPVKLSVGRELISYLKERPDLEFRIN from the coding sequence ATGCAGGATTTTGTTCATTTACACGTTCATACCCAATACTCTCTCCTTGACGGTCAGGCAAGCGTCAGCCGATTGGTGGATAAGGCGATGAAGGATGGTATGAAAGGTATTGCCGTAACTGATCATGGTAACATGTTTGGCATTAAGGAGTTCACCAACTATGTCAATAAGAAAAACAGTGCTCCGAGAGGAGAAATCAAAGAGCTTAAGAAACGGATTGCCGGCATTGAAAGTGGTGAAATAGAGTGTGAGGACAGGGAAATGGAAATAGCCGGATGTCGCGCAAAGATAGCGGAAGCCGAAAGTAAGCTGTTCAAACCTGTCATCGGCTGCGAAATGTATGTGGCACGCCGCACTATGGACAAAAAGGAGGGTAAGCCTGATCAAAGCGGATACCACCTTATAGTATTGGCGAAAAATGAAAAGGGCTATCACAATCTTATTAAATTGGTGTCCCATGCTTGGACGCGGGGCTATTATATGCGTCCGCGAACCGACCGTAATGAATTGGAGAAATATCACGAAGGATTGATTATTTGCTCGGCTTGTATCGGCGGCGAGGTTCCTAAAAAAATCATTAATGACCGGCTTGAAGAAGCAGAAGAAGCCATTCGTTGGTATAAGAATCTTTTCGGTGATGATTATTATCTGGAACTTCAACGGCACAAGGCTACAGTGCCTCGTGCCAATCATGAAGCTTATCCCATGCAACAGAAGGCGAATGCCAAATTGTTGGAATATGCCAAGAAATATAATATAAAGGTTATCTGCTCTAATGATGTCCATTTTGTGGATGAGGAAAATGCGGAGGCTCACGACCGATTGATATGCCTCAGCACAGGCAAAGACCTGGATGACCCCAGCCGCATGCTTTATACCAAGCAAGAATGGATGAAGACCAAGGCGGAAATGAATGCTTTGTTTGAGGATATTCCCGAAGCATTGTCCAATACGCTGGAAATTTTGGATAAGGTAGAATATTATTCCATTGACCATGCGCCTATCATGCCTACTTTTGCTATTCCTGAAGATTTTGGGACGGAAGAGGAATATCGAAAAAAATATAGTGAAAAAGATTTATTTGACGAGTTCACGCAAGATGAGAATGGAAATGTTGTGCTGGATGAGGATGCTGCCAAGGCTAAGATAAAACGTTTGGGTGGTTATGAAAAATTGTACCGTATCAAATTGGAAGCTGACTATTTGGCTAAATTGGCGTTCGACGGGGCCAAGAAACTGTACGGTGACCCGCTGTCGGACGAAGTGAAGGAACGTATGATTTTTGAACTGTACATCATGAAGACAATGGGCTTTCCGGGCTACTTCTTGATTGTGCAGGACTTTATCAATGCCGCCCGTACCCAATTAGGAGTTTCAGTAGGGCCGGGACGTGGATCGGCTGCCGGTTCGGCGGTGGCCTATTGCTTGGGTATAACCAAAATAGATCCTATTCAATATGACTTGCTGTTTGAGCGCTTTCTGAATCCGGACCGTATATCTTTGCCCGATATTGATGTGGATTTCGATGATGACGGACGTGGAGAGGTGCTTCGTTGGGTAACAGAGAAATATGGACAGGAAAAGGTAGCCCACATTATCACATATGGCACTATGGCAACCAAACTGGCTATCAAGGATGTTGCACGTGTGCAGAAACTGCCTCTTTCTGAATCAGACCGTTTGGCAAAACTTGTTCCCGACAAGATACCTGATAAAAAACTCAATCTGAAAAATGCTATCGAGTATGTGCCTGAATTGCAGGCGGCAGAGGCATCCCCTGATCCATTGGTAAGGGATACTCTGAAATATGCCAAGATGCTGGAAGGCAATGTGCGTGGAACCGGAGTGCATGCTTGCGGTACTATCATTTGCCGTGATGATATTACGGATTGGGTTCCGGTAAGCACCGCCGATGATAAAGAGACGGGGGAAAAGATGCTGGTAACCCAATATGAAGGTTCGGTGATTGAAGACACGGGGCTGATCAAGATGGATTTCCTTGGATTGAAAACTTTGTCCATTATCAAGGAAGCTGTCGCCAATGTGCGTTTGCATCGTGGTGTGGAACTTGATATTGATAAAATCTCAATCAAAGATCCGGCTACTTATAAATTATATTGTGACGGTCGCACTATCGGAACTTTCCAATTTGAATCGGCAGGTATGCAGAAATACTTGCGTGAGCTGCAACCCAGTACTTTCGAGGATCTGATAGCCATGAATGCCCTTTATCGTCCGGGACCTATGGACTACATTCCTGATTTCATCGACCGTAAATGGGGACGTAAACCAATTGAATACGATATCCCCATCATGGAGAAATACCTGAAGGATACTTATGGAATTACTGTTTATCAGGAGCAAGTGATGCTTTTGTCCCGTTTGCTGGCGGACTTTACCCGTGGCGAATCCGATGCCTTGCGTAAGGCGATGGGTAAAAAACTGCGTGACAAGCTGGATCACATGAAGCCTAAGTTTATCGCCGGTGGACAGAAGAACGGACATGAGCCGAAGGTACTTGAAAAGATTTGGGCGGACTGGGAAAAGTTTGCTTCTTACGCTTTCAATAAATCACATGCCACTTGTTATTCATGGGTAGCATATCAGACTGCTTTCCTGAAGGCGAACTATCCGGCAGAATATATGGCGGCAGTCATGAGCCGAAGTTTGTCGAACATTACGGATATCACCAAATTGATGGATGAATGCAAAGCTATGGGTATCAATACTCTGGGACCAGATGTGAATGAAAGTAACCTGAAGTTTACGGTGAACCGGGAAGGCAATATCCGTTTCGGGCTTGGTGCAGTGAAAGGTGTAGGCGAGGGCGCTGTGCAAAGTATTATGGAAGAACGTGAAAAGAATGGCCCGTACAAGGGAATATTTGATTTCGTACAACGTGTGAACTTGAATGCTTGCAATAAGAAGAATATTGAATGTCTTGCTTTGGCAGGTGGCTTCGATAGCTTCCCGGAATTAAAGCGTGAACAGTATTTTGCAGTAAATTCAAAAAATGAAATTTTTATAGAAACGCTGGTTCGTTATGGCAACCGGTATCAGGCAGACCAGGCTGCTGCCGCCAATTCTTTGTTTGGGGGCGAAAACGTGGTGGATATTGCCACTCCGGAAATTCTTCCGGCTGAACGTTGGAGTGATCTCGACCGCTTGAACCGGGAGCGCGATCTGGTTGGCATCTATCTTTCTGCTCATCCGTTGGATGAGTATGCAGTAGTTTTGGAACATGTCTGCAATACGCGCATGGCAGAGGTGGAAGATAAACAGGCACTTGTTGGCCGTGAAATTACGATGGGAGGTATCGTTACTTCTGTGCGTCGGGGAATTAGTAAGAATGGCAATCCATACGGCATTGCCAAAATAGAGGATTATTCCGGATCGGCAGAGTTCCCTTTCTTCGGGAATGATTGGGTGACCTATCAAGGATATTTGGGCGAACGTACGTTTCTTTATATTAAGGCGCGTTGTCAACCCAAGCAGTGGCGTCAGGATGAATTGGAAATAAAGATTACTTCAATGGAACTTTTGCCTGATGTCAAAGAAAAGCTGATCGAAAAAATAACTATCCTTATTCCTCTCAGTGTATTGAATAAGTCTTTGGTAACTGAACTGGCAGAATTGACCAAAGAGCGTCCGGGTACTACGGAACTATATTTCAAGGTGACGGATCCTGATAGTAAGATGACGGTTGATTTGGTGTCCCGTCCGGTGAAACTTTCTGTGGGGCGCGAACTTATCTCTTACTTAAAAGAACGCCCTGACCTTGAGTTCCGGATAAATTAG